A single Pseudomonas sp. HN11 DNA region contains:
- the katB gene encoding catalase KatB: MSRGPVSARCVLVLASASLLSLSVHAANLTRDNGAAVGDNQNSQTAGANGPVLLQDVQLIQKLQRFDRERIPERVVHARGTGAHGTFTVTDNLSDLTKAKVFAAGEATPVFVRFSAVVHGNHSPETLRDPRGFATKFYTAEGNWDLVGNNFPTFFIRDAIKFPDMVHAFKPDPRTNLDDDSRRFDFFSHVPESTRTLTELYSDSGTPASYREMDGNGVHAYKLINAKGEVHYVKFHWKSLQGIKNLDPKQVTEVQGRDYSHMTNDLVTHINKGDFPKWDLYVQVLKPEDLAKFDFDPLDATKIWPNVPERKVGQMVLNRNPANVFQETEQVAMAPANLVPGIEPSEDRLLQGRVFSYADTQMYRLGANALQLPINAPRVTVNNGNQDGAMNFGKTTTGVNYQPSRLLPRDEPQTARYSQSALSGSTQQAKIQREQNFKQAGDLYRSFTKKERQDLIENFGGSLATTDDESKHIILSFLYKADPEYGTGVAKVAKGDLARVKALAEKLTD; this comes from the coding sequence ATGAGCCGCGGGCCTGTTTCAGCGCGATGCGTGCTGGTACTGGCGAGCGCCAGCCTGCTTTCCCTGTCCGTACACGCCGCCAACCTGACACGCGACAACGGTGCTGCGGTGGGCGACAACCAGAACTCGCAGACAGCCGGTGCCAATGGCCCGGTCCTGCTGCAAGACGTGCAGTTGATCCAGAAGCTGCAGCGCTTTGATCGCGAACGTATCCCTGAGCGCGTGGTACACGCGCGTGGCACCGGCGCCCACGGTACCTTCACCGTCACGGACAACCTCAGCGACCTGACCAAGGCCAAGGTGTTCGCGGCCGGCGAAGCCACCCCGGTGTTCGTGCGTTTCTCCGCCGTGGTCCACGGCAACCACTCGCCGGAAACCTTGCGTGACCCGCGCGGTTTCGCTACCAAGTTCTACACCGCTGAGGGTAACTGGGACCTGGTAGGCAACAACTTCCCGACGTTCTTTATCCGCGACGCGATCAAGTTCCCGGACATGGTCCACGCCTTCAAGCCAGACCCACGCACCAACCTGGATGACGATTCCCGTCGCTTCGATTTTTTCTCCCACGTGCCCGAATCCACGCGCACGCTGACCGAGCTGTACTCCGACTCCGGCACCCCTGCCAGCTATCGGGAAATGGACGGCAACGGCGTGCACGCCTACAAGCTGATCAACGCCAAGGGTGAAGTGCACTACGTCAAGTTCCACTGGAAGAGCCTGCAAGGCATCAAGAACCTCGATCCCAAGCAGGTCACCGAAGTACAAGGTCGCGACTACAGCCACATGACCAACGACCTGGTCACTCACATCAACAAGGGCGACTTCCCCAAATGGGACCTGTATGTGCAGGTGCTCAAACCTGAAGATTTGGCCAAGTTCGACTTCGACCCGCTGGACGCGACCAAGATCTGGCCGAATGTGCCTGAGCGCAAGGTCGGGCAGATGGTGCTGAACCGCAACCCGGCCAACGTGTTCCAGGAAACCGAGCAAGTGGCCATGGCGCCGGCCAACCTGGTGCCGGGCATCGAACCGTCTGAGGACCGCCTGCTGCAGGGCCGGGTGTTCTCCTACGCCGACACCCAGATGTACCGCCTGGGCGCCAACGCCCTGCAACTGCCGATCAACGCGCCACGGGTGACTGTCAACAACGGTAACCAGGACGGCGCGATGAACTTCGGCAAGACCACCACGGGCGTGAACTACCAGCCAAGCCGTCTGCTGCCACGGGACGAGCCGCAAACCGCGCGCTACAGCCAGTCGGCCCTGTCGGGCAGCACCCAGCAGGCGAAGATCCAGCGCGAGCAGAACTTCAAGCAGGCCGGTGATCTTTACCGCTCCTTCACCAAGAAAGAGCGTCAGGACTTGATCGAGAACTTTGGCGGCTCGCTGGCTACCACCGATGATGAGAGCAAGCACATCATCCTGTCGTTCCTCTACAAGGCTGACCCGGAATACGGCACTGGCGTGGCCAAGGTCGCCAAGGGTGACCTGGCGCGCGTGAAGGCGCTGGCGGAAAAACTGACTGACTGA
- the mscL gene encoding large-conductance mechanosensitive channel protein MscL, translating into MGVISEFKAFAVKGNVVDMAVGIIIGAAFGKIVSSFVGDVVMPPLGLLIGGVDFGDLAVTLKAAQGDAPAVILAYGKFIQSVVDFLIVAFAIFMGVKVINRLKREEAVAPKLPPVPTKEEVLLGEIRDLLKAQNDKPLQ; encoded by the coding sequence ATGGGCGTGATCAGTGAGTTCAAGGCCTTCGCGGTCAAAGGTAATGTGGTCGACATGGCCGTCGGTATCATCATCGGTGCAGCCTTCGGCAAAATTGTGTCCTCGTTTGTAGGCGATGTGGTGATGCCACCACTCGGTCTGTTGATCGGTGGGGTGGACTTCGGTGATTTGGCCGTGACGCTCAAGGCGGCGCAAGGCGACGCGCCTGCGGTGATCCTGGCTTACGGCAAATTCATCCAGAGCGTGGTGGACTTCCTGATCGTCGCATTTGCGATCTTCATGGGTGTGAAAGTCATCAACCGTCTGAAACGTGAAGAAGCCGTTGCGCCGAAGCTGCCACCGGTGCCGACCAAGGAAGAAGTGTTGCTGGGTGAGATCCGCGATCTGCTCAAGGCACAGAACGATAAGCCGCTTCAATAA
- a CDS encoding ferredoxin--NADP reductase: MTASAEKFTRQTLLDVQSLTPSLFTLRTTRDPGFRFTAGQFVRLGVTKADGSTVWRAYSLVSSPFDEHLDFFSIVVPGGEFTSELSHLRVGDTLMVERQATGFLTLNRFVDGRDLWMLGTGTGVAPFLSILQDFEVWEKFERIILVYSAREAKELAYQALIKELGEREYLAEYAHKLTYIPIVTREQYPDALNGRITTLIENGELERVAGLELTPEHSRVLICGNPQMVDDTRQLLKQRDMNLSLSRRPGQVAVENYW, translated from the coding sequence ATGACGGCCAGTGCTGAGAAATTCACCCGCCAGACCTTGCTCGACGTGCAATCGCTGACCCCCAGCCTGTTTACCCTGCGCACCACCCGCGATCCGGGCTTTCGTTTCACGGCGGGGCAGTTCGTGCGGCTGGGCGTGACCAAAGCGGATGGCAGTACCGTATGGCGTGCCTATTCGCTGGTCTCCTCACCGTTTGACGAGCATCTGGATTTCTTCTCGATCGTGGTCCCAGGCGGTGAGTTCACGAGCGAGCTGAGCCACCTGCGGGTGGGTGATACCTTGATGGTGGAGCGCCAGGCGACGGGCTTCCTGACCTTGAACCGTTTCGTCGATGGCCGCGACTTGTGGATGCTGGGGACTGGCACCGGGGTGGCACCGTTCCTGTCGATCCTGCAGGATTTCGAAGTCTGGGAGAAATTCGAACGCATCATTCTGGTGTACAGCGCACGGGAAGCCAAAGAACTGGCCTATCAGGCACTGATCAAAGAATTGGGCGAGCGTGAATACCTGGCCGAGTACGCGCATAAACTCACCTACATTCCCATCGTCACCCGTGAGCAGTATCCCGACGCGTTGAATGGGCGCATCACCACCCTGATCGAAAATGGCGAGCTTGAACGTGTAGCCGGCCTCGAGCTGACACCGGAGCATTCCCGCGTGCTGATCTGCGGCAACCCGCAAATGGTCGATGACACACGCCAGTTGCTCAAACAGCGCGATATGAACCTGAGCTTGAGCCGCCGCCCCGGTCAGGTGGCGGTGGAAAACTACTGGTAA
- a CDS encoding helix-turn-helix transcriptional regulator, producing the protein MITWRNTRLSKLEGEDEITSVFEMVINKTYELGFQHCSFKMSPNRPENQVNPIEFTNYPNEWKSLYEQARFFEVDPVVKQCMESVLPLVWEEETFKDVPSLWSLAQTLGVHRALTITVHDFRGVFSMLTLSRAQRDVSPEELYEKAGLVLWLCHAMHAVVAQKYAAPSDISPASKLTPREREVLRWSGMGKTASDIATILCLSERTVGFHMSRCFIKLGVNNKIAAVLCAARSGII; encoded by the coding sequence ATGATTACCTGGCGCAACACACGCCTCTCCAAACTGGAAGGCGAAGACGAGATCACCAGCGTTTTTGAAATGGTGATCAACAAGACTTATGAGCTTGGTTTCCAACACTGTTCCTTCAAAATGAGTCCCAACCGTCCCGAAAACCAAGTCAATCCGATCGAATTCACAAACTATCCAAATGAGTGGAAATCGCTGTATGAGCAAGCGCGTTTCTTTGAAGTGGATCCCGTCGTAAAGCAGTGCATGGAGAGCGTACTACCTCTCGTCTGGGAGGAAGAAACATTTAAAGACGTACCAAGCCTTTGGTCATTGGCACAAACCTTAGGTGTGCATAGGGCGTTGACTATCACCGTGCATGATTTCCGAGGCGTGTTCAGCATGCTGACCCTGAGTCGTGCACAGCGGGACGTCAGCCCGGAAGAACTCTATGAAAAAGCGGGCCTGGTGCTATGGCTTTGTCACGCAATGCACGCTGTCGTGGCGCAGAAGTATGCTGCCCCCTCCGACATCAGCCCGGCCAGCAAACTGACCCCGCGAGAACGGGAGGTCCTCAGGTGGTCCGGCATGGGCAAGACCGCCTCAGACATCGCCACCATCCTGTGCTTGTCCGAGCGTACGGTTGGCTTTCATATGAGCAGGTGCTTCATAAAGCTTGGGGTCAATAACAAAATTGCCGCTGTGCTCTGTGCCGCGCGTAGCGGGATTATTTGA
- a CDS encoding methyltransferase, translated as MPLLESPFAQLDLIRQPEQHNDPLQAFDAADEYLLHYLAEQQPTTATRVLVLNDSFGALAASLQGQVQVTSSGDSFLAAQGLEKNLVRNGKAFDAVPFIPASQIPSGPFDRVLIRVPKTLALLEEQLIRLQGQLAPGAHVVAGAMIKHLPRAAGELLERYIGPMQASLAVKKARLLIATADDRPVAVSPYPTRYNLEAPAIELLNHANVFCRESLDIGTRAFLPHLPKNLGNARVADLGCGNGVLAIASAMQNPEAQYTLVDESYMAVQSAAENWQAALGDRDAVVRAADGLAGQEPGSLDVVLCNPPFHQQQVVGDFLAWRMFQQAREALVVGGALYIVGNRHLGYHTKLARLFRGVEQVATTPKFVILKARK; from the coding sequence ATGCCCCTGCTCGAAAGCCCCTTCGCCCAGCTCGATCTGATCCGCCAGCCAGAGCAACATAACGATCCGCTGCAAGCCTTCGATGCCGCCGACGAGTACCTGCTCCATTATCTGGCCGAACAGCAACCGACTACGGCGACGCGCGTGCTGGTGCTCAATGACAGCTTCGGCGCCCTGGCCGCCAGCCTTCAGGGGCAGGTGCAGGTCACGTCCAGCGGTGATTCGTTTCTGGCCGCCCAAGGCTTGGAGAAAAACCTGGTACGCAACGGCAAGGCTTTTGACGCTGTGCCGTTTATCCCAGCTAGCCAAATCCCGTCCGGGCCTTTCGACCGCGTGCTGATCCGCGTGCCAAAAACCCTGGCGCTGCTTGAAGAACAATTGATCCGCCTGCAAGGGCAACTGGCACCGGGCGCGCATGTCGTCGCAGGGGCGATGATCAAGCACTTGCCAAGGGCGGCGGGCGAGTTACTGGAGCGCTACATCGGGCCGATGCAGGCGTCGCTAGCGGTGAAGAAGGCGCGCTTGCTGATCGCCACCGCTGACGACCGTCCCGTGGCCGTCTCGCCCTACCCCACCCGCTATAACTTGGAAGCACCGGCCATCGAACTGCTGAACCACGCCAACGTGTTCTGCCGCGAAAGCCTGGACATCGGCACCCGCGCGTTCCTGCCCCACCTGCCGAAAAACCTGGGCAATGCCCGGGTGGCGGACCTGGGTTGCGGCAACGGCGTGTTGGCGATTGCCAGCGCCATGCAAAACCCCGAAGCGCAGTACACCTTGGTAGACGAGTCCTATATGGCCGTGCAGTCGGCGGCCGAAAACTGGCAAGCCGCCCTGGGTGATCGCGATGCAGTCGTACGCGCCGCCGATGGCCTGGCTGGCCAGGAACCTGGCTCGTTGGACGTGGTGCTGTGCAACCCGCCCTTTCACCAGCAACAGGTCGTCGGTGACTTCCTCGCCTGGCGCATGTTCCAACAGGCGCGGGAAGCCCTGGTGGTTGGTGGCGCCCTCTATATAGTCGGCAATCGCCATCTGGGCTATCACACCAAGCTGGCGCGTTTGTTCAGGGGTGTCGAGCAAGTCGCCACCACGCCAAAATTCGTGATTCTCAAAGCGCGCAAATAA
- a CDS encoding DUF2474 domain-containing protein, giving the protein MSGKPTLHEIEQAEKQPLWRRLGWLAMIWTGSVLALFIVASLMRMFMNAAGLTTH; this is encoded by the coding sequence ATGTCCGGCAAACCTACGTTGCACGAGATCGAACAGGCCGAGAAGCAGCCGTTGTGGCGGCGCCTGGGGTGGCTGGCGATGATCTGGACCGGCAGTGTGCTGGCCCTGTTCATCGTGGCAAGCCTGATGCGCATGTTCATGAATGCGGCGGGCCTGACCACTCACTGA
- the cydB gene encoding cytochrome d ubiquinol oxidase subunit II: protein MGIDLPLIWAVIIIFGIMMYVVMDGFDLGIGILFPFIPGKTDRDVMMNTVAPVWDGNETWLVLGGAALFGAFPLAYSVVLSALYLPLILMLIGLIFRGVAFEFRFKAKDHKRHLWDKAFIGGSLAATFFQGVALGAFIDGIPVVNRQFAGGSLDWATPFTMFCGVALIVAYALLGCTWLIMKTEGPLQEKMHNLARPLAFVVLAVIGIVSIWTPLTHPEIASRWFTLPNLFWFLPVPILVLVTMYGLFRAVARNAHYTPFLLTLVLIFLGYSGLGISLWPNIIPPSVSIWDAAAPPQSQGFMLVGTLFIIPFILGYTFWSYYVFRGKVTHEDGYH, encoded by the coding sequence ATGGGTATTGATCTTCCGCTGATCTGGGCTGTGATCATCATCTTCGGCATCATGATGTACGTGGTCATGGACGGCTTCGACCTGGGTATCGGTATCCTCTTTCCGTTTATTCCGGGCAAGACTGACCGTGACGTGATGATGAACACCGTGGCCCCGGTCTGGGACGGTAACGAAACCTGGCTGGTACTGGGCGGCGCGGCGTTGTTTGGCGCCTTCCCGCTGGCGTATTCGGTGGTGTTGTCGGCGCTGTACCTGCCGCTCATCCTGATGTTGATCGGTTTGATCTTCCGTGGCGTGGCCTTCGAGTTTCGCTTCAAAGCCAAGGACCACAAGCGTCACCTGTGGGACAAGGCGTTTATCGGCGGCTCATTGGCGGCGACGTTCTTCCAAGGCGTGGCGCTGGGGGCGTTTATCGACGGCATCCCCGTGGTAAATCGCCAGTTTGCCGGCGGTTCGCTGGACTGGGCCACGCCGTTCACGATGTTCTGCGGCGTGGCGCTGATCGTCGCCTATGCGTTGCTCGGCTGCACCTGGCTGATCATGAAAACCGAAGGCCCTTTGCAGGAAAAGATGCACAACCTGGCACGACCACTGGCTTTCGTGGTGCTGGCGGTGATCGGCATCGTGAGCATCTGGACGCCATTGACGCACCCGGAAATCGCCTCGCGCTGGTTCACTTTGCCGAACCTGTTCTGGTTCCTGCCAGTGCCGATCCTGGTGCTGGTGACCATGTACGGCCTGTTCCGCGCCGTGGCACGCAATGCGCACTACACGCCGTTCCTGCTGACATTGGTGCTGATCTTCCTGGGCTACAGCGGGTTGGGCATCAGCCTGTGGCCGAACATCATTCCGCCCTCCGTGTCGATCTGGGACGCCGCCGCGCCGCCGCAGAGCCAAGGCTTCATGCTGGTCGGCACCTTGTTCATCATCCCGTTCATCCTGGGCTACACCTTCTGGAGCTACTATGTGTTCCGCGGCAAGGTCACCCACGAAGACGGTTATCACTAG
- a CDS encoding cytochrome ubiquinol oxidase subunit I yields the protein MFGLEALDLARIQFAFTISFHILFPAITIGLASYLAVLEGLWLKTHNDTYRDLYHFWSKIFAVNFGMGVVSGLVMAYQFGTNWSRFSDFAGAVTGPLLTYEVLTAFFLEAGFLGVMLFGWNKVGRNLHFFSTVMVAIGTLISTFWILSSNSWMQTPQGFEIIDGRVIPTDWFAVVFNPSFPYRLAHMATAAFVATAFFVGSSAAWHLLRGKDNPAIRKMLSMAMWMALIVAPIQAVIGDFHGLNTLKHQPAKIAAIEGHWENIGNEPTPLILFGWPDMKAEKTKYAVEIPYLGSLILTHSLDKQVPALKEFPPEDRPNSTIVFWSFRVMVGLGFLMIFTGLFSLWLRRGDKMYTSKPFLYLALWMGPSGLIAILAGWFTTEIGRQPWVVYGLMRTADASSGHSLAQMTITLVLFVVVYFALFGAGLGYMMRLVRKGPVTHESTEPTHGGPGQKRTPARPLSAADDGTDNDHDDIQHKGN from the coding sequence ATGTTCGGTTTGGAGGCGCTAGATCTCGCCCGAATTCAATTTGCGTTCACCATCTCCTTTCACATCCTGTTCCCGGCGATCACCATCGGCCTGGCCAGTTACCTTGCGGTGCTGGAAGGCTTATGGCTCAAGACGCACAACGACACTTACCGTGACCTCTACCACTTCTGGTCGAAGATCTTTGCCGTCAACTTCGGCATGGGCGTGGTCTCCGGGTTGGTCATGGCCTACCAGTTCGGTACCAACTGGAGTCGTTTCTCGGACTTTGCCGGCGCCGTCACCGGGCCGCTTCTTACGTACGAAGTGCTCACGGCCTTCTTCCTAGAGGCCGGTTTCCTGGGCGTGATGCTGTTCGGTTGGAACAAGGTGGGGCGCAACCTGCACTTCTTCTCCACCGTAATGGTGGCCATCGGTACATTGATTTCCACGTTCTGGATCCTCTCGTCCAACAGTTGGATGCAGACGCCTCAGGGCTTTGAAATCATTGATGGCCGTGTGATCCCGACCGATTGGTTCGCTGTCGTGTTCAACCCGTCATTCCCGTATCGCCTGGCACACATGGCCACGGCGGCCTTTGTGGCAACCGCGTTCTTCGTCGGCTCCTCGGCGGCCTGGCACTTGCTGCGTGGCAAGGACAACCCGGCGATCCGCAAGATGCTCTCGATGGCGATGTGGATGGCCCTGATCGTCGCGCCTATACAAGCAGTGATCGGTGACTTCCATGGCCTCAATACCTTGAAGCACCAGCCGGCGAAAATTGCCGCGATTGAAGGCCACTGGGAAAATATCGGCAATGAGCCGACGCCGCTGATCCTGTTCGGCTGGCCCGACATGAAGGCCGAAAAAACCAAATACGCGGTCGAGATCCCGTATCTGGGCAGCCTGATCCTCACCCATTCCCTGGACAAGCAGGTGCCGGCCCTCAAGGAGTTCCCGCCTGAAGACCGCCCCAACTCGACCATCGTGTTCTGGTCGTTCCGGGTCATGGTCGGCCTGGGCTTCCTGATGATCTTCACCGGCCTGTTCAGCCTCTGGCTGCGCCGGGGCGACAAAATGTACACGTCCAAGCCGTTCCTGTACCTGGCGTTGTGGATGGGCCCTTCCGGCCTGATTGCGATCCTTGCGGGCTGGTTCACCACCGAGATCGGCCGCCAGCCGTGGGTGGTCTATGGCTTGATGCGCACGGCGGATGCTTCCTCCGGGCATAGCCTTGCACAGATGACTATCACCCTGGTGCTGTTCGTGGTGGTGTATTTCGCGCTGTTCGGCGCGGGCTTGGGCTACATGATGCGCCTGGTGCGCAAAGGCCCTGTGACCCACGAAAGCACCGAGCCCACCCACGGGGGGCCTGGTCAGAAACGCACGCCGGCTCGTCCGTTGTCCGCCGCCGATGACGGCACCGACAACGACCATGACGACATCCAGCACAAGGGGAATTGA
- a CDS encoding MFS transporter, which yields MPSEPALLLRHHRPFIAFWLARIFTASGFQMLTVAIGWNLYQLTGNVLDLGLVGLVEFVPRVLFMLHTGHVADRYERRKVAAICQTVQALIALSLAIGGLTGNVTREMIFVLAFLLGAARSFEMPTTQALLPSIVPSALFPRAVASSQSAQQLATIVAPALGGLLYAFGSVWVYGPTVVLYLIACVLTLNLPARQMPLNKGKATLDSLLAGIRFIRSRPDILGAISLDLFAVLLGGATALLPVFAKDILLTGAWGLGLLRSAPAVGALLMSLWLARFSVDRHVGRVMFTAVGVFGVATIAFGLSTSFWFSLAVLVVLGAADMISMVIRASFVQLETPDEMRGRVSAVNGLFIGASNQLGEFESGITAHWFGTVPAVVMGGIGTLVVTGVWIKLFPTLANRDRMHVPKDEKNT from the coding sequence ATGCCTAGTGAACCTGCGCTGTTGTTGCGTCACCACCGCCCTTTCATCGCGTTCTGGCTAGCGCGCATCTTCACCGCCAGCGGCTTTCAGATGCTCACCGTGGCCATCGGCTGGAACCTCTACCAACTGACGGGCAATGTGCTGGACCTGGGTTTGGTCGGCCTGGTGGAGTTTGTGCCGCGTGTGTTGTTCATGCTGCACACCGGGCATGTGGCCGACCGCTATGAACGGCGTAAGGTCGCCGCCATCTGCCAGACTGTGCAGGCGCTGATTGCCCTGAGCCTGGCCATCGGCGGGCTGACCGGCAATGTGACCCGCGAGATGATCTTCGTCCTCGCCTTCCTGCTCGGCGCCGCGCGTTCGTTTGAAATGCCGACCACTCAGGCGCTGCTCCCGAGCATCGTGCCCAGCGCGCTGTTCCCACGGGCGGTGGCCTCGTCACAGTCGGCCCAACAATTGGCCACAATCGTCGCCCCGGCCCTTGGCGGTTTGCTCTACGCCTTCGGCAGCGTCTGGGTCTATGGCCCCACAGTGGTGCTGTACCTGATCGCCTGCGTGCTGACCCTCAACCTGCCCGCCCGCCAGATGCCGCTTAACAAAGGCAAGGCCACCTTGGACTCGCTTCTGGCCGGCATCCGTTTTATCCGCAGCCGCCCGGACATCCTCGGCGCCATCTCCCTTGACCTGTTCGCCGTGTTGCTGGGCGGCGCCACCGCGTTGCTGCCGGTGTTCGCCAAGGACATCCTGCTGACCGGCGCCTGGGGCCTGGGGCTGCTGCGGTCGGCCCCAGCCGTGGGCGCGTTGTTGATGTCATTGTGGCTGGCGCGGTTCTCGGTGGACCGCCATGTGGGCCGCGTGATGTTCACCGCTGTCGGTGTGTTCGGCGTGGCGACTATCGCCTTCGGCCTTTCCACCTCCTTCTGGTTCTCCCTGGCGGTGCTGGTGGTGCTGGGGGCGGCAGACATGATCAGCATGGTCATTCGCGCCTCCTTCGTGCAATTGGAGACACCGGATGAAATGCGTGGCCGAGTCAGTGCGGTGAATGGCCTGTTTATCGGCGCGTCCAACCAGTTGGGCGAGTTTGAATCGGGGATTACCGCCCACTGGTTCGGCACCGTGCCCGCAGTGGTCATGGGCGGGATCGGTACGCTGGTGGTGACGGGGGTGTGGATCAAGCTGTTCCCAACCCTGGCCAACCGCGATCGCATGCATGTGCCGAAGGATGAGAAAAACACTTAA